In Oncorhynchus tshawytscha isolate Ot180627B linkage group LG08, Otsh_v2.0, whole genome shotgun sequence, the genomic window TGATATGTATAAaatttgaaatacatttgttATGCGTGTTTTTTAAAGGATGACACTACAGTTGTCTTATCAGCAATACTGTTAAAACAGGTATTTGGAGTTATCAAACTCCTTAAGACATAGCACTGGcagcttccccctctctctttatctctccacccagctagcacatttaattccttggaagttgtggcaatgtatgtttttggtttcacattcattgtgggaacgaagccatacgtttcctgaccggtaaaactgAACGTTTTTAAATGAGAATAGAAGGGAATattttgcctgttctgggaatgtttattTTTCGGTTGCAGGGAAGTTATGATAACGTCTTACTATGGTTCCTAGAATGTTTTCCTGGGAGATTTTAACGCTCTGAGAGCAGAAATTATTggttatttggaggtttttgaATGACTTCCTTAAAACTTTCATTAAGAtgtttaataacactgctagcttattttGTGTTAActtttttgaactccaagcacagataagaGACATGGAAATGTAtttccttaggcattaatcatgcaaacgcaattatattttattgtgacacggcatcagtgagattcaaacctttagtcttctgttctctatccatggaattagtccactgcaccaccaggatggagcaagcatgccatgttttttacGCATTCAAAACTGTTCATTtttgtctattcaaacagaccccatttcaaggAAAACAAGCACTcgttaagatcaggtgtggccgaTAAGTGGGTGCGGTTAACACACCTGAACACGCTTAACaagaaagaggatagagagagttttgttgttgctgagaacggaatgtatatgTTAACATGTATATGTTACTAAAGTTTTCTTGTgatttttatggaaagttttttCACCTTCTGAGAAtggaatgtatgtttttaaataacattcttagaacgttctctgaacgtcactaaagttttcttgtgttttttttacggaaagttttcttaacgttttctgaacaatttgagaacattactttaaatgGAACCATGAGGAAACATTATACTGAAGTAccgaaattcccacagaagaacattgtttcttaacgttctctgaacaatttgagaacattcccaatgtcaaaccagttggagaatgttcctagaacattaccaaaattgaaattaaatgtaaccacgttgaacttttaggaaacattctcttaaaagtaatgaaataccaataaaataacatattgtcaagttccttaaatgtgctgagaatgttccaaagccatgCAATTATGCACCATAATAGTACAAAGTACATAATAGTTACAACCTTTGGAAAGGTTGTaagcaaaataaccataggacaaccacactctcaccaagctctaagaaacatatggttctcagaacactatgtgctagctgggtatatatttctctttctctctctctctctctctctctctctctctctctctctctctctctctctctctctctctctctctctctctcctctctcccccttactcCTCCCTGGCTCTCATCATGGGAGGTGGTTAAACTCAGGAATTCCTCTGAATGTTCAATAATGTCTCTGTAAAAAGCTATTTCATTACAAATTGTACATCTGAAGAGTTCTTCTGTACAGCTGAGAGTAGAATTAACTCTCATATGCAAAGTTTCCTTCAGTTCTTATTTCTCACTTTCTTTTCCCTGCATACATGTTTTTTATGAACATTCCTCTTTTGCCTGTGACACACAGTAGCATCTGTTGTGAAAGAAAGaatgacagaaagaaagaaatgcaGGAATCAACATACCGTAGCTGAAGATGGAAatggaaataaataaaaatgacctGCACCATTCAGCACCTCAAGGAGGTAACATATCCCTACCAAATGCATTGAAATTGGCACTTAGAAATGAAAACTCCCAAGCCAAGTACTTACTTAACTTATATTCAACAAATATTAATGGTGTCAAAGACTATCATACTTATCTGAAACATATTGCGCTTTTAGGGTTAGAAATGTACCTTCCCACATGTAGTGAAAATGTAGTATTTCGTCCTGAGGTATTTCCACGTACATTTAGTGTAAACCAGATGTATTCAAGTATTGGGACATAAGTGGAAGGCACCACATATTCCTTGTTTGATAATCCCATATAAATTCTTAGATATAAGAGTGCAATTTATCCTCTAAACTTGTCCAGTATTCCTAATGGTGTATTATCAAGTGAAATGTTAAAAACGAATTCAAAGAGATGCTTAGATAGTTGTTAATCCATGGTAATGCCAAATGATTCCATTGTGGAAGATAGTTCTGTAGCATGTGTCAGGGTTAGCTTAGTGGTTTCTTTGTTGATTTCTCTAGGAACTTTCAAATGTCACATTCGGGGAACCTCATTGACATCTGTTAGTTTTCCTCACAGTACAAAGTACCAATGACAGAGCTCCACAGAATGTACTGTTACTCTAACTACATTGAATATACTTAGCACCCCATTTTGATATTTTTGAATTTAGAAAAGAAATATGAACATGTTGTTAAATTAATTAATTTCAACAATGTTTCCTATGAGGATTATTTGTTGGTACAAATGtaaacttcctaatattgattctAGTGATTTTTAATGGTTGTTGTTTTTACTGACAATTTGGATGAAAGAGAAGTCTTTTGTGTGTTGTATAATTCACAATGTCCTTATTTAGTACAAATTAAGCGATGGTTTAAAAGAGGTGAAAGTGTTTACAAATGTCTTTGTTACATGTTTTCGTTTTTTAAGGATTTTTCCATGACAAGAGACTTTGTGTTAATTGGTTCGAtaagttagatttttttttaaactgtttttaaAATGGAACATAAAATTGTACGTGGATGATGTGTTCACACAAGATTTTAAAAGTACATGTTTGACAAATGCAGCTCCAAGTCTTGCCTTAGAGGTTTCAGAGGCCAAACTCATGTGAAAGGGCCCGGAAGGTGTCAAGTTAAAACCATACTGTAGGAAAATAACATTCTGTCCGTACCATGAATAATGATTGATTTGAGTGCAAACAAATTGTTTACTTGATGGGGGaaaaacataattgcattttTCTTTTAATGTGCATTAACAATGTTATTTTTCCCACAGTAAAGGTTTGATTGAATCCCAACACTGGGAATCCCATCCCAGTGTATGCGGAGGTCATGCCTCGTTGGAACATAATGGACTCACACTTATCTACCTGTACAATTCGGCATACCTCTCGTTTTGGGTCTAGGACTGTATTGTAGGAATAAGTTGTATGTGGTGTTGTTTCTATTTTTACACACACAGTGGTTATTAATTGTATTTGTAGATTTCTGGTGATCCATTTTTTATGTGTAATTTGAGTAAACTGCAAATCTGCAGATTCAGCTGTTTCGCTTTTCCCATTTTATCTTTGAATGTTCAAATTGCCTGAGTTTGATATATTGTAAATAGGGTGTAACTGTGTTTTTTGTTAATTTGATATCCAAGTGTTTTGGAAGAAGAAACAATGTTTTGTAAAGACAACATTTCTGTTTATGGAATAAAACAAATAGCATGTGTCAattctttgtttgttttttttcttctgtgaaATGATGACACATCTAAAATAATACTTTTAACCCATCAAAGAGGATATGACAAAAAGTGGTTTTCAGTTTTAGTAAATAAGCATTTAATGTCATGAATTAAGATTGTATATCAAACAACTAAAGACAGATTCCTTAGCATAACAGTCTCTTGATGAATGTTTGAGGCCTGGATTCAACGTGGGCTGTGAAAGACCCGCTTTATAGCGCCATTAACACTTCATTtttgattgagccgacatatcaAGCATTTATCATGAATGCAGTCTTCACTAACGTGGGGAAATTGCTTTTAAtatagtgtattcggaaagtgttcagacctcttgactttttccacattttgttacgttacagcgttattctaaaatttTTTTTCAGACAATAATGActcgtaatgacaaagcaaaaacagttttttagaaatgtttgcaaatttttatataaaaatagaaggaaatatcacatttatataagtgttcaggccctttactcggtactttgttgaagaacctttggcagcgattacagcctcaagggttcttggatatgacactacgagcttggcacacctgtatttggggagtttctccaattcttctctgtagatcatctcaagctctgtcaggttggatggggagcatcgctgcacagctattttcatgtccctccagagatgttagatcgggttcaagaccgggctctagttgggccactcaaggacatgaagagacctgtcccgaagccactcctgcgttgtctttgctgtgtacttagggtcgttgtcctgttgaaaggtgaaccttcgcccccagtatgaggtcctgagcgctctggagcaggttttcatcaaggatctctctgtactttgctcccttcatctattcctcaatcctgactggtctcccagtccctgccactgaaaacatccccacagcatgatgctgtcacccccatgctttaccatagggatggtgcgaggtttcctccagacgtaacgattggcattcaggccaaagagttcaatcttggtttcatcagatcagagaatcttgtttctcatggtctgagagacctttaggtgccttttggaaaactccaagcgggccttttactgaggagtggcttccgtctggccactaccacaaaggcctgattggtggagtgctgcagagatgtttgtccttctggaaggttgtcccatctccaaactctggagctctgtcagagtgaccatcgggttcttggccacctccctgaccaaggcccttctaccacaattactcagtttggccaggcggccagctctaagaagagtctcggtggttccaacttcttccatttgagaatgatggaggccactgtgttcttgggaactttcaatgctgcagaaatttttggtacccttccctagatctgtgcctcaacacaatcctgtctcggagctctacggacaattccttcaacctcattgctctgacatgcactgtcaactgggggaacttatatatagacaggtgtgtgcctttccaaatcatgtccaatcaattgaatgtaccacaggtggacgtcaatctagttgtagaaacatatcaaggatgatcaatggaaacaggatgcacctgagctcaatttcgagtctcatagcaaaaggtctgaatacttatgttgttgtttattttatccatttgcaaagatttctaaaaaccttttttcgctttgtcattatggggtattatggggtattatggggtattgtgtgtagattgataaggaaaataatgtatttaatcaatttgagAATAAAACTTGAATTTGAGAATAAAACgggggcgcagcggtctaaggcactgcatttcagtactagaggcatcactacagaccctggttcaattccaggctgtttcacaacctgccgtgattgggagtcccacagggcagcgcacaattggcccagtgttgtctttGTTAGGGTTTAAAAAAGTTCAAGCAAAATAATGATTTTATAAAAGTGAATGCTCTTTATAAGCATATTGCATGCTCACCAACATTCTTTTATCACAATAATTTGAAGTTCTCACACTTCACACATTTCTGTTGATGTGCACAAtccttttccttttcctttttTTTGATCAACCACATAAAAAGCAACTCATTTGGAGATACTGAGCATTTTTAGGTGCTTTGAATTGAAAACACACTGGGGAACAGCACTGCGTATGGCTTATGCCCACACATGGCACTACGTACGCCCACGCACGGCCTGGCATGGGATGGTGGCTGTTTTTGGCTCAATCAATGATGAGTGCAGTGTTATTGATATCTTCTGTGTGTTGCTTCACTCGTAGGCAACTCCTGGGTCCTATTTTTGCTCTCTTCCCTCTTCACTTTTTCATGATAGAGGAGATGTCCAAGAATACActctgaaagagagagaacatttagGATTGAGAGAGGCTAGATAACACATTGACACTTGTCATCATGACTTACTTCCTGGAAGATTTCAACattacatttacaacattacaaatCTATTGCAGCTTTAACAGTCAAAtctagacatctctctctctctctctctctctctctctctctctctctctctctctctctgtcccactacCTTCCTGTCTTATGCTTTGAGTCATGCTCTCACGCTCTGTTGTTATCATGCTCTGTTGTAATAAGCTCACAATACAGAGTGTTTATGGCTCTCTAAACCACTAGGTCAGAGGCTGCCTGTCTCTTGGCTCTACTTGCCATTGACATTCTCCTTCCAGGAGGTGGCATCATGGGCATGTCCCCCATGTCGCCCAGTTCAGAGTCAGATGTCCGTAGAGAGTTGCTGCTGCAGTCACTGTTGGTGGACATGCTCTCAGAGGGCATACGTGTCATGAAGCTTTGCTTCCTTCCTGGGTTAGGCAAGAGGAAGTCGCTGCCCATTGATTTCCTCCTATCTTCTTCCAGGTCTATGTCCCTTGGAGCCAAGCTTGGTCTGTGTGTTGTCATGATGCTGGGTCTGTGTGTTGCAATAGGCACAGGTACTACTTCCATGTGGCTGGGCTGGTAGTGGTCTTGAGGGTGTAAATTGGGGTCCTTATGGTTTGGCTGACCCTGCAGGTTCCTGGGCCCACTGTCTCCATTCAAGAAAACTCCTCTGTAGGCTGGAGGGTGCTGGTcaaccatggtggtggtgtggttcTCTGGGGCTCCCTGGAGGTGCAGGGTCTGGATCATCCCTTGGCTGGGCTGACGTTgctggagctgctgctgctgctgctgctggtagtGCTGATGGGGCTGGAGGCCAGTGCAGTTGGCCAGGTACTGGCCTGGAGCCACGCTGTTGTGCCTGGGCACCTCGTGGTTAGGTATGTAGTGGGGAGGTGGGTCCATTGGGTTCAGATCCTCCTCAGGAATGACTTTGAAGATGGTCTGAGTCAGCGGCCCGTTGTGAGAAGACAGTTTCCTCATCACACACAGTTGCTGTATCATCGCTCTCTTCTTCGGCTTATAAATCAAACTGTCGTTGTCTGCTGGGTACTTGTCTCCCTTCAGAGTCTGTTTGATTTTCTTGATGCCCAGGTGGGATATCTCCAGGAGGTTCAGGAAGAGAGACACCCCGGCAATGACGATCATGAACACCATGAACACTGTTTTCTCTGTGGGCCTGGACACGTAACAGTCCACGCTGTTGGGGCAAGGCATCCTCTCGCATTTATAAAGAGGTTCCAGTCCGATGCCATACAGGATATACTGGCCCATGATGAAGCCCACCTCCACCACAGAGCGTGTTAGGATATGGATGACGTACGTCCGTAGCAGGGACCCTCTCAGTGGAGCCTTCTTCACCTTCCTCTGCTCCTCCAGCCTCTTCAACTCCTTCTCAATGCGCTTGTGTTCCTCCACTAGCGCCTCCGTCTCCCCCAGCTCTGCCTTCAGCTGGACCCTCCTCCGGTGCCTCTCCTTCTCCAGGGCGCGCAGGCGGTAGAGCGCGTGGCCCATGTAGACGAGGGAGGGCGAGGACACGAAGATGACCTGCAGGACCCAGAAGCGGATGAGGGAGATGGGGAAAGCCTGGTCGTAACAGACGGTCTTGCAGCCCGGCTGGTCCGTGTTGCAGATGAACTCGCTCTGCTCATCGTCCCACACGTCCTCGGCCGCCACTCCCAGCACCAGCATGCGGAAGATAAAGAGGATGGTGAGCCAGATCTTTCCTACGATGGTGGAGTGGACATGTACTTCCTCCAAGATGCTGCCCAGCAGGTTCCAGTCCCCCATAGTCTCTCCTCAAGGCTCACTGGTCTCTACTGCCACATGTCCtcacactggagagaaagagaccagagGGATATCCCATCTATTTTCTTTTAACAGTTTGATTGTAGCTCTAGTTTAAAACATGCAATGTTTATGATTATCATGCAATGAATGGAATGAATAATCGAGACAAGTGCGGTGGAAGGAAGCCACCTCAATGGAAGATAATCCATGAAAGAAAACAAGTAGGGGGCCGGTAGGATGCAGAAAAGTTTAGTGAACTAATGATACATATAGTAGGAACAGATCGATCTATAGTTTACATCAGGACACACAACTGCAACATGTTTTGACTACAAAAGTCTTGTTCAGGCAGCATTGAAGAATACTTTTGTAGTCGAAACGCAGTGAAGAATTTCACCTAAGAATTTCACTTAGTTGTTGTCATTTCAGAAATGCATTCCTTGTTTTCCTCTCTTTAACTTTTATGTTGGTGAGACAACCGCATTACAAATCAGCATCATGATGCAGACAGTAAGAgcagtaggggagagtgggggtaagttgagccattttaACATTTAGCATTCCTCGTCAAGGGAAATAtggtattctttctaacaaagatatctacatatatttcaggatgttgtgtatccctgtcAATAATCAGAGGTCATTGTAAACATTACATGTAAACATTGCTTTtccaaaaaaagtggtctcttcccccaggtatggggtaagttgagccgttGGCAGAGTAATTTAAGCCGCCTTCAAATTTCTGTCCTGAATGAAAC contains:
- the LOC112257129 gene encoding gap junction alpha-10 protein-like produces the protein MGDWNLLGSILEEVHVHSTIVGKIWLTILFIFRMLVLGVAAEDVWDDEQSEFICNTDQPGCKTVCYDQAFPISLIRFWVLQVIFVSSPSLVYMGHALYRLRALEKERHRRRVQLKAELGETEALVEEHKRIEKELKRLEEQRKVKKAPLRGSLLRTYVIHILTRSVVEVGFIMGQYILYGIGLEPLYKCERMPCPNSVDCYVSRPTEKTVFMVFMIVIAGVSLFLNLLEISHLGIKKIKQTLKGDKYPADNDSLIYKPKKRAMIQQLCVMRKLSSHNGPLTQTIFKVIPEEDLNPMDPPPHYIPNHEVPRHNSVAPGQYLANCTGLQPHQHYQQQQQQQLQQRQPSQGMIQTLHLQGAPENHTTTMVDQHPPAYRGVFLNGDSGPRNLQGQPNHKDPNLHPQDHYQPSHMEVVPVPIATHRPSIMTTHRPSLAPRDIDLEEDRRKSMGSDFLLPNPGRKQSFMTRMPSESMSTNSDCSSNSLRTSDSELGDMGDMPMMPPPGRRMSMASRAKRQAASDLVV